A region of the Roseobacter denitrificans OCh 114 genome:
TTACGCTGCGGCCCTTTCCCAAGACGGATGTTGCCGATAAGGCCGCGCAGGCGGTTGCCCTGGCCCCCAATGTGCAAACCGTGCTCGAAGTCGATCTGCTGCGCTATCTCACGCCGCCGAAATCCTGGATCGTTCCGCTGATCCGCCCCAAGCGCGCGGTGCAGAATCAGGCGCAATACCTGAATTTTTCGGCGGAAATTGCGAAACAACCCAAGACCCTCAGTTTTGCCGACAGCACTGAGGATCGCGTGGCCTGCTATTTTCATACCGGTGGTACGACCGGCATGCCCAAGGTGGCGCAGCATCTTTACTCCGGTCTGATCTACAACGGCTGGGTCGGGACTAAGCTGCTCTTTACCGAGCAGGACAACATCATGTGTCCCTTGCCGCTGTTTCATGTTTTCGCCTGTCACGTGATCCTGATGGCGGCGGTCGTATCCGGCGCGCATGTGGTGTTTCCGACCCCGCAGGGCTATCGCGGTGAGGGGGTGATGGACAATTTCTGGAAGCTGGTGGAACGCTGGAAGATCAGTTTCATCATCACGGTGCCGACGGCAATTTCGGCCAAGATGCAGCGCCCGATTGATGCGGATGTGAGCAGCGTGAAGATCGCGTTCTCAGGCTCGGCCCCTCTGCCGCTTGAGCTTTTCAGGCGCTTCGAAGAGGCCACGGGCGTGAAGCTGGTGGAGGGTTATGGGCTGACGGAGGCCACCTGCCTTGTGTCCTGCAACCCGGTGGATGGCGAAAAGAAAGTGGGCAGCATCGGCATCCCGTTTCCCTATTGCAGCGTCAAAATCCTCAAGACCACCGAAGAGGGCCATGTGGAGGCCGGGGTCGATGAAGTCGGTGAGATTTGCGTCTCAAACCCCGGTGTGTTCGTCGGCAGCACCTATACGGAGGCCGAAAAGAACAATGATCTGTTTCATGGCGATCACCTGCGCACCGGCGATCTGGGGCGGGTGGACGGCGATGGCTATCTGTGGATCACCGGGCGGGCCAAGGATCTGATCATCCGGGGCGGTCACAACATTGACCCTGCCGAGATTGAAGAGGCGCTGCTGCACCACGAGGCGGTCGCTTTTGCCGGGGCCATTGGGCAGCCGGATGCCCATGCGGGTGAAGTGCCCTGTGCCTTTGTCGAACTGGTCGAGGGGGCAGAGGTCAGCGAGGGCGAACTGCTGGAATTCTGCAAATCACACGTGCTGGAGCGCGCCGCACAGCCCAAGCATATGACGATCCTGCCGGAGTTGCCGAAAACGGCTGTGGGCAAGATTTTCAAACCGGATCTGCGCAAACATGCGGTGATGCGCATCTATAACGGCGCACTTGAAGAGGCGGGCGTCTCAGCGCGCGTGGTCACGGTGGTAGATGACAAGAAGCGCGGTCTGGTGGCGCAGGTGGCGGCACATGGGGCGGGCGAAGATGAGGTCGCGGCAGTGCTGGGCCAGTTTATCCGCCCGTGGGAATTCAGCACCACAGCCTGAGGCGCGTTCTGGCAAACGGGTGGGGCAAACGTGCGAGGCTGCGGTTACGTCAGAAAGACCGGCGCCTGCATTGTGGCAGCGATGGGCGCCCCCAGACGCGACAGGATCGTCGGCGCCAGTTGCAACTGGTCAATCACAGTATCCGGATCGGGGCCATCGGCCTGCCCGAAGTAATAGAGCGCGGTTTCCTGTTGCAGCGGGTCGCGCCCGCCGTGATGCCCGCGCGCGTCCTGCCCGTGATCCGCGGTAACGATCACCTCATAGCCCGCCGCGCGCCATTTGATGATATAGGGCGCGAGCATCTCGTCCATCTTGGCGCAGGCGTCGTCCATCTCCTGACAGTCGTGGAAAAACCGGTGCCCCATGCTGTCGAGCGTGCAGCTGTGGTAGATCCCGTAGTTCAGATCGAACCGCGTGCACAGCCGGGTCAGCGTGGCAAACAGATCGGCATCCGACGGGGTCATCTGGTTGGCCAGCCCATAGCCTTCCATCGTATGAAATCGGCCATGGTTGATACTGCTGCTTTGCGGCTCGTCATATTCGATATCGCGGACCGGATCGAAAGGCGCGCGGTTGAAAAACTCTGACCAGAAGGAATGGGCGACAGCGCCGGTGACGCCGCCCGCTGCGCGCACCTGAGAAAACAGATCCGCCTGTTTGAGCCGGAAAACCGCGTGGTTGCCGGTGCATTCGTGCACGGCCGGGGAAACGCCTGTGTGAAGGGAGGCATAGCAGGGGGCCGAGATGGAAGGCAGCACCGAACGGTGTTTCCAGACGCGCGCAGCACCGCTGTCTACCCAGCCCTCAAGATTGCCAAAGAGCCTGCGGAAATTCCGATAGGGCACCCCGTCGATGATGATCAGAAGCAATTTGGCGTCCATGTCAAACCCTCAGCCTGTCGCTGCCGCATCTGAGGCCATTTGAGGGCGCAAGGCAACGCTAAAAGGGACAGGGCCAGACAGACGGCGTGGGCCTTGTCTTTCGCGATGGCTGCGCAGACCCGGACATCTGCCGTGACGCGCGATCAGTTGCCCGCGCTTTCCATTTTCCGGTTGGCGATCACTTCTTCGAGCCACCCGAGACGCATTTCGGGCACGGAACTCAACAGCAGGTCCGTGTAGTCGTCAAATGGAGGGCTGAGCACCTGCGATTTGGGTCCATAGCGCACGACCGCGCCTTGATACATGACCGCGATGCTGTCTGAAATGGCGCGCACCGTTGCCAGATCATGGGTGATGAACAGATAGGCCACGTCTTCGGCTTTTTGCAGGTTCAGCAGCAGCTTGAGAATCCCGTCCGCGACCAGCGGGTCGAGCGCTGATGTGACCTCATCACAGATGATCAGTTTGGGTTTGGCGGCCAGTGCACGGGCGATGCAGACACGCTGCTTTTGTCCGCCCGAAAGTTCCGCCGGATAGCGGTCCTGAAACCCGCTGCCAAGCTCGATTTCGTCCAGCAGTTCCTGAATGCGTTTCTGTTTCTCCGCACCCTTGAGGCCGAAGTAAAATTCGAGGGGCCGCCCGATGATCGTGCCGACGGTCTGGCGCGGGTTCATCGCGGTGTCGGCCATCTGATATATCATCTGCAACTCGCGCAGGTCTTCCAGTGGCCGGGTGGGCAGGTCAGGTGTCAGTACGCGCCCGTCAAAGGTGATCTGACCCGCACTGGGCGGCAAAAGCCCGGTGATCACCCGCGCCAGCGTCGATTTTCCGGACCCGGATTCGCCCACGACCGCGAGCGTCTGACCGGGATGCAGATCAACGTTGATGTTTTTCAGAACGTCGAATTTGGTGCCGGGGTAGCGCGCGGTTACGCCTTCGATCTTCAACACAGGCTCGGCGGTGGGTTGCTTTTCCTCGTGATTGATGGAGCGCACGGAGACCAGTGCCTGCGTGTATTCTTCCTGCGGGTTGTTGATGATCTGATCGACCGTGCCGAATTCGACCATTTCGCCCATGCGCAGCACCATGATGTGGTCCGACACCTGTGCGACCACGGCAAGGTCGTGGGTGATATAGAGCGCGGCGACACCGGTGTCCCGGATCGCGTCCTTGATCGCGGCCAGCACATCAATCTGTGTCGTCACATCCAGCGCGGTTGTGGGTTCGTCAAAGACCACGAGGTCCGGTTCAGGGCAGAGCGCAAGGGCGGTCATGCAGCGCTGCAATTGCCCGCCGGAGACCTGATGCGGATAGCGCTGGCCGATGTTTTCCGGATCGGGCAGGCCGAGTTTGGCAAAGAGCGCGACCGCGCGTTCCTCGGCCTCCTTGCGGGCGAATTTGCCTTGCAGGATGGCGGCTTCGGTGACCTGTTCCAGTATCTTCTTGGCCGGGTTGAAAGAGGCGGCAGCGGATTGGCTGACGTATGTGACCTCGGCCCCGCGCAGCCGGCGGATGTCACGGATGCCGGATTGCAGGATGTCGCGCCCGTTGACCTCAACCGAGCCGCCCGTCAGTTCCACACCGCCGCGCCCATATGCCATGGAGGCAAGACCAATGGTGGATTTGCCCGCACCGGATTCCCCGATCAGACCCAGTACCTTGCCGGGGGCCAGATCGAAATCGACACCATGCACGATTTCGATGTCGCGCGCTTTTTCGCCCGGCGGGAAGATCGTCGCGCCGATTTTCAGGCCACGGACTTTGAGAAGGGGTTCGCTCATCCCCGGCCCCCTTTCAGGCTCGTGGTGCGGTTCAGCACCCAATCGGCCACGAGGTTGATCGAAATGCACAACACGGCGATAGCATAGGCCGGATAAAGGGCCGCCGCGATGCCGTAGTTGATGCCTTCCTTGTTCTCTTTCACGATGCCGCCCCAATCCGCCTGCGGAGGCTGCACGCCAAGGCCGAGGAACGACAGGGTGGACACGAAGAGCACCGCAAAGATGAACCGCAGGCCCATTTCGGCCACCAGCGGCGACAGCGCATTGGGCAGGATTTCGCGAAATATGATCCAACCGGTTTTTTCACCGCGCAGGCGCGCCGCTTCGACGTAATCCATGACCGTGATGTCCACGGCGACGGCACGCGCCAGCCGATAGACCCGCGTGGAATCCAGCAGGCCCATCAGAACGATGAGGATGGTGATCGTCGTGGGCATGACAGACAGAACCACAAGCGCGAAGATCAGCGAGGGGATCGACATGATGAGGTCAACAGAACGGCTGATCGCCTGATCGACCCAGCCGCCGGAAACAGCGGCAAAGAAGCCCAGCACGGAGCCTGTGATGAAGCTGAGCGCCGTGGCGGCGGTGGCGATAAAGATCGTTGTTTGCCCGCCATAGATCATACGCGAGAGCAGATCGCGCCCGATGTTATCGGTGCCGAGCATGAATTGATCTGAGGGCGGCTCCCAGACATCGCCGACGACTTCGGCCATGCCATAGGGCGCAATCAGGGGCGCAAAGATCGCCATGAGGAAAAACAGGGAAGTGAAAAACAGGCCGACAAGGGCCGCAATGGGTATTCTCATTTCGGATGCCTCAGCCTTGGGTTTGCAAGGATCGACACGATGTCCGCGACGAGGTTCAGACCGATGTAGACGGCGGCAAAGATCAGCCCGCAGGCCTGCACCACGGGGATGTCCCGTTTGGCCACGTGATCCACAAGGTATTGGCCCATGCCGGGGTAGGCAAAGACGACCTCGACCACCACGACGCCCACGACGAGGTAGGCGAGGTTGATCATGACCACATTCACGATCGGCGCGATGGCGTTGGGGAAGGCATGTGTGGCGATGATTTTCAACATCGGCATGCCCTTGAGTTCGGCGGTTTCGATATAGGCCGATTGCATCACGTTGAGGATCGCGGCGCGTGTCATGCGCATCATATGCGCCAGCACTACCAGCGTCAGCACCATGACCGGAATCGC
Encoded here:
- a CDS encoding ABC transporter permease; protein product: MRIPIAALVGLFFTSLFFLMAIFAPLIAPYGMAEVVGDVWEPPSDQFMLGTDNIGRDLLSRMIYGGQTTIFIATAATALSFITGSVLGFFAAVSGGWVDQAISRSVDLIMSIPSLIFALVVLSVMPTTITILIVLMGLLDSTRVYRLARAVAVDITVMDYVEAARLRGEKTGWIIFREILPNALSPLVAEMGLRFIFAVLFVSTLSFLGLGVQPPQADWGGIVKENKEGINYGIAAALYPAYAIAVLCISINLVADWVLNRTTSLKGGRG
- a CDS encoding acyl-CoA synthetase, yielding MGFAGFEDRDAIEAEMAWAERRLPVTLYQAMSETAAKHPDRNAVSYQIFSGPNDKAETLTWSVLKDQVTQTANLFRALGVGETDVVAYILPNANETVLALLGGAVAGIANPINPLLDAEQIGSILRETKAKVVVTLRPFPKTDVADKAAQAVALAPNVQTVLEVDLLRYLTPPKSWIVPLIRPKRAVQNQAQYLNFSAEIAKQPKTLSFADSTEDRVACYFHTGGTTGMPKVAQHLYSGLIYNGWVGTKLLFTEQDNIMCPLPLFHVFACHVILMAAVVSGAHVVFPTPQGYRGEGVMDNFWKLVERWKISFIITVPTAISAKMQRPIDADVSSVKIAFSGSAPLPLELFRRFEEATGVKLVEGYGLTEATCLVSCNPVDGEKKVGSIGIPFPYCSVKILKTTEEGHVEAGVDEVGEICVSNPGVFVGSTYTEAEKNNDLFHGDHLRTGDLGRVDGDGYLWITGRAKDLIIRGGHNIDPAEIEEALLHHEAVAFAGAIGQPDAHAGEVPCAFVELVEGAEVSEGELLEFCKSHVLERAAQPKHMTILPELPKTAVGKIFKPDLRKHAVMRIYNGALEEAGVSARVVTVVDDKKRGLVAQVAAHGAGEDEVAAVLGQFIRPWEFSTTA
- a CDS encoding alkaline phosphatase family protein, with protein sequence MDAKLLLIIIDGVPYRNFRRLFGNLEGWVDSGAARVWKHRSVLPSISAPCYASLHTGVSPAVHECTGNHAVFRLKQADLFSQVRAAGGVTGAVAHSFWSEFFNRAPFDPVRDIEYDEPQSSSINHGRFHTMEGYGLANQMTPSDADLFATLTRLCTRFDLNYGIYHSCTLDSMGHRFFHDCQEMDDACAKMDEMLAPYIIKWRAAGYEVIVTADHGQDARGHHGGRDPLQQETALYYFGQADGPDPDTVIDQLQLAPTILSRLGAPIAATMQAPVFLT
- a CDS encoding ABC transporter ATP-binding protein — protein: MSEPLLKVRGLKIGATIFPPGEKARDIEIVHGVDFDLAPGKVLGLIGESGAGKSTIGLASMAYGRGGVELTGGSVEVNGRDILQSGIRDIRRLRGAEVTYVSQSAAASFNPAKKILEQVTEAAILQGKFARKEAEERAVALFAKLGLPDPENIGQRYPHQVSGGQLQRCMTALALCPEPDLVVFDEPTTALDVTTQIDVLAAIKDAIRDTGVAALYITHDLAVVAQVSDHIMVLRMGEMVEFGTVDQIINNPQEEYTQALVSVRSINHEEKQPTAEPVLKIEGVTARYPGTKFDVLKNINVDLHPGQTLAVVGESGSGKSTLARVITGLLPPSAGQITFDGRVLTPDLPTRPLEDLRELQMIYQMADTAMNPRQTVGTIIGRPLEFYFGLKGAEKQKRIQELLDEIELGSGFQDRYPAELSGGQKQRVCIARALAAKPKLIICDEVTSALDPLVADGILKLLLNLQKAEDVAYLFITHDLATVRAISDSIAVMYQGAVVRYGPKSQVLSPPFDDYTDLLLSSVPEMRLGWLEEVIANRKMESAGN